In one Sphingomonas sp. AP4-R1 genomic region, the following are encoded:
- a CDS encoding Tat pathway signal sequence domain protein translates to MQISRRDTMKLLGATALLPTAAIARPGTATASPAPLHWLEGDTPPLQLGQTVGVAWPRGALPKRSSFRVDGGGKELPAQSWVTATWPDGSVKWTAHALEAGVGAPDIMIRPGRSAVTSATPVRVEETPDAILIRIGSLSWTIPRSGDVPIRSATRAGRPLMGALTLVGSVRPALDGAPVPFTGHVDKAVVEQSGPIRAVVKLTGMHVAEGGRRWLPFTVRLYAYAGANHLRIVHSFVFDGEPAKDFLSSLGLRAAVPMRGAPHDRHVRFASDGPIFAEAVRPITGLRRDPGAAYREAQIAGRAIPDLAGMSKPVREGLDMIPTWGDFTLEQANADGFRIEKRTADGFAWIAARSGKRAPGLAYVGSPTGGVAIAQRWFWQRHPSALAIRNAASDEASLTAWLWSPEAPPMDLRTYRGVLGMEGYAAQNHALDVTYEDYEPGWDSAIGIGRTNELTLWALDATPASDDITAMAHANALPPQLMADPAHLHAAQIFGDWALPDRSTPNRKIVEDQLANLVDFYANEVEQRSWYGFWDHGDVMHTYDGDRHVWRYDIGGFAWDNSELSPDLWLWLQALRTGKAQVWRLAEAMTRHTSEVDTYHLGRFTGLGTRHGVQHWSDSSKQPRVSNANYRRIYYYLTADDRMGDILRDLLTSDQTLEHVEIGRKIPNAKPYAGPPGTIDMGFGPSWTAYAAAWLTEWERTGDTRWRDRLLAGMTTIPKLPHGWMTGSGVYDLKTGRFLSGDGKVHFQHLTAVFGAVEVNSELIQLIDLPAYKATWLDYCRWFNAPKADYIAKFGEPFGARNLRESYARLTAYAAHATHDRALEDRSTQEFFSGDQGLGTWTGDPRHTVAGVIEWPSVSTNAASQWGLAAIQMLALVPEAIDRATIPPHHSSAQEPRGA, encoded by the coding sequence ATGCAGATCAGCCGCCGCGACACGATGAAATTGCTGGGCGCCACCGCCCTGCTGCCGACCGCCGCCATCGCCCGGCCCGGCACGGCGACGGCATCGCCCGCGCCGCTCCACTGGCTGGAAGGTGACACCCCGCCACTTCAGCTCGGCCAGACGGTCGGGGTGGCCTGGCCGCGCGGCGCGCTGCCCAAACGGTCGAGCTTCCGCGTCGATGGTGGCGGCAAGGAACTGCCCGCACAAAGCTGGGTGACGGCCACCTGGCCGGACGGCTCGGTCAAGTGGACCGCCCACGCTCTGGAGGCGGGCGTCGGCGCCCCCGACATCATGATCCGTCCAGGCCGTTCCGCCGTCACCTCCGCCACTCCCGTCCGCGTCGAGGAGACACCCGACGCCATCCTGATCCGCATCGGCAGCCTGAGCTGGACGATCCCGCGCAGCGGCGACGTGCCGATCCGCTCCGCCACCCGCGCCGGCCGGCCGCTGATGGGCGCGCTCACGCTCGTCGGCAGCGTGCGCCCTGCGCTCGACGGTGCGCCCGTGCCGTTCACCGGCCATGTCGACAAAGCCGTGGTCGAGCAGAGCGGCCCCATCCGCGCGGTCGTGAAGCTCACCGGGATGCACGTGGCCGAAGGCGGCCGGCGCTGGCTGCCCTTCACCGTGCGCCTCTATGCCTATGCGGGCGCGAACCATCTGCGGATCGTCCACAGCTTCGTCTTCGACGGGGAGCCTGCGAAGGACTTCCTCTCCTCGCTGGGTCTGCGCGCGGCGGTGCCGATGCGCGGCGCCCCGCATGACCGCCACGTCCGCTTCGCCAGCGACGGACCGATCTTCGCCGAGGCGGTGCGCCCGATCACCGGCCTGCGCCGCGATCCGGGCGCCGCCTATCGCGAGGCGCAGATCGCCGGCCGCGCGATCCCCGATCTGGCCGGCATGAGCAAGCCGGTGCGCGAAGGCCTCGACATGATCCCGACGTGGGGCGACTTCACGCTGGAGCAGGCCAATGCCGACGGCTTCCGCATCGAGAAGCGCACGGCGGACGGCTTTGCGTGGATCGCGGCCCGATCGGGCAAGCGCGCGCCGGGCCTCGCTTATGTCGGCAGCCCCACCGGCGGCGTTGCGATCGCGCAGCGCTGGTTCTGGCAGCGCCACCCGAGCGCGCTGGCGATCCGGAATGCCGCGAGCGACGAAGCCAGCCTCACCGCCTGGCTCTGGTCACCCGAAGCGCCGCCGATGGATCTGCGCACCTATCGCGGCGTGCTGGGCATGGAAGGCTATGCCGCGCAGAACCATGCGCTCGACGTCACCTACGAGGATTACGAGCCCGGCTGGGACAGCGCGATCGGCATCGGCCGCACCAACGAACTGACTCTCTGGGCGCTCGATGCGACGCCCGCCAGCGACGACATCACCGCCATGGCGCACGCCAATGCGCTGCCGCCCCAGTTGATGGCCGATCCCGCGCATCTGCACGCCGCGCAGATCTTCGGCGACTGGGCGCTCCCCGATCGATCGACCCCGAACCGGAAAATCGTCGAGGATCAGCTCGCCAACCTCGTCGACTTCTACGCGAACGAGGTCGAGCAGCGATCCTGGTACGGCTTCTGGGATCATGGCGACGTGATGCACACCTATGATGGGGATCGCCATGTCTGGCGCTACGACATAGGCGGCTTCGCGTGGGACAATAGCGAGCTGTCGCCCGATCTGTGGCTCTGGCTGCAGGCGCTCCGCACCGGCAAGGCGCAGGTCTGGCGGCTGGCCGAGGCGATGACGCGCCACACGTCGGAGGTGGACACCTATCATCTCGGCCGCTTCACCGGGCTCGGCACGCGCCACGGCGTCCAGCACTGGAGCGACAGTTCCAAGCAGCCGCGCGTCAGCAACGCCAATTATCGCCGCATCTATTATTACCTCACCGCCGACGATCGCATGGGCGATATCCTGCGCGATCTGCTGACCTCGGATCAGACGCTGGAGCATGTCGAGATCGGCCGGAAGATCCCGAACGCCAAGCCTTATGCCGGCCCGCCCGGCACGATCGACATGGGCTTCGGCCCGAGCTGGACCGCTTATGCCGCGGCCTGGCTCACCGAATGGGAGCGGACCGGCGATACGCGCTGGCGCGACCGGCTGCTGGCCGGCATGACGACCATCCCCAAGCTGCCCCACGGCTGGATGACGGGGTCGGGCGTCTATGATCTCAAGACGGGCCGTTTCCTTTCCGGCGACGGCAAGGTCCACTTCCAGCATCTGACGGCGGTGTTCGGCGCGGTCGAGGTCAATTCCGAGCTGATCCAGCTGATCGATCTGCCCGCCTACAAGGCGACGTGGCTCGATTATTGCCGCTGGTTCAATGCGCCCAAGGCCGATTACATCGCCAAGTTCGGCGAGCCGTTCGGTGCGCGCAATCTACGGGAAAGCTATGCCCGGCTCACCGCCTATGCCGCGCATGCGACGCACGACCGCGCCCTCGAAGACCGCTCCACGCAGGAATTCTTCTCCGGCGATCAGGGCCTCGGCACCTGGACCGGCGATCCCCGCCACACGGTAGCTGGCGTGATCGAATGGCCGTCCGTCTCCACCAACGCCGCCTCCCAATGGGGATTGGCCGCGATCCAGATGCTGGCGCTGGTGCCTGAAGCGATCGACCGCGCCACCATTCCACCGCACCACAGCTCCGCGCAGGAACCGCGCGGCGCCTGA
- a CDS encoding PepSY domain-containing protein, whose amino-acid sequence MKSSSIRAWYVVHKWTSLVCTLFLLMLCITGLPLIFKDEIDRLGGKSLQFGMPGVGSSGTAHGLLPLDTMMAKALAARPGEVPLFMAFDNDQPSMTITTGPRPNSPGSEMTIQVFDRSTGRLLGKEDGSGVMAFLLKLHTDMFLGLPGMLFLGAMGVLFTAALVSGVVLYAPFMRKLAFGTLRTSRSARLKWLDYHNLLGIVALAWMTVVGVTGVINTLEKPINALWQRNELAEMTRQYADKGALPPARYGSLDKAMAEARKVLPGNNPQFIGFPGGRFSSKHHYAVFFQGDTPLTERLLTPALIDAETGAFTAARTMPWYNKSLSLSRPLHFGDYGGLPLKLLWAVLDLFTIVILITGLYLWLGKRRASSAAHVREVETGGIAVPAE is encoded by the coding sequence ATGAAGAGTTCTTCGATCCGCGCGTGGTACGTCGTGCACAAATGGACCAGTCTGGTCTGCACCCTGTTCCTGCTGATGCTGTGCATCACCGGCCTGCCCCTGATCTTCAAGGACGAGATCGATCGTCTGGGCGGCAAGAGCCTGCAGTTCGGAATGCCGGGGGTCGGCTCGTCCGGCACCGCTCATGGGCTCCTGCCGCTCGATACCATGATGGCCAAGGCGCTTGCCGCGCGGCCCGGCGAAGTGCCGCTGTTCATGGCATTCGACAACGATCAGCCTTCGATGACGATCACCACCGGCCCGCGACCCAACTCTCCGGGTTCGGAGATGACGATCCAGGTGTTCGACCGATCGACCGGCAGATTGCTGGGCAAGGAGGATGGCAGCGGCGTGATGGCCTTCCTGCTCAAACTGCACACCGACATGTTCCTGGGCCTGCCGGGCATGCTGTTCCTTGGCGCGATGGGCGTGCTGTTCACCGCCGCGCTCGTGTCCGGCGTGGTGCTGTATGCGCCGTTCATGCGGAAGCTTGCGTTCGGCACGCTCCGGACGTCGCGCAGCGCGCGGCTGAAGTGGCTCGATTATCATAACCTGCTCGGCATCGTCGCGCTGGCATGGATGACGGTGGTGGGTGTCACCGGCGTGATCAACACGCTGGAAAAGCCGATCAACGCCTTGTGGCAGCGGAACGAACTGGCGGAGATGACCCGCCAATATGCCGACAAGGGTGCGCTGCCGCCCGCGCGTTACGGCTCGCTGGACAAGGCGATGGCGGAAGCGCGCAAGGTGCTGCCCGGCAACAATCCGCAGTTCATCGGCTTTCCCGGCGGTCGCTTCAGCTCCAAACATCATTATGCCGTGTTCTTCCAGGGCGACACGCCGCTGACCGAGCGCCTGCTGACCCCCGCTTTGATCGACGCCGAAACCGGCGCCTTCACCGCGGCGCGGACGATGCCGTGGTACAACAAGTCGCTCTCGCTCTCGCGTCCGCTGCATTTCGGCGATTATGGCGGCCTGCCGCTCAAATTGCTGTGGGCCGTGCTGGACCTGTTCACGATCGTGATCCTGATCACCGGGCTCTACCTGTGGCTCGGCAAGCGCCGCGCCTCCTCGGCCGCGCATGTCCGCGAAGTCGAGACGGGCGGGATCGCGGTGCCGGCCGAATGA
- a CDS encoding TonB-dependent siderophore receptor → MIHSRRRIALGLTIGTSALALAFPAYAQAANSEGREEEILVTAQKANQTGVTHAGKIGVLGDKPAEDVPFAVKSYNSALILNQQPQTLGQVLDNDPSIRTSYGFGNAAEQFVIRGFALAGDDIGFDGLYGITPRQLIAPELYDSVQVLNGSSAFLNGAAPGGTGIGGSVNLLPKRAGKTPLTRLTANYTSSAHFGGSFDVSRRFGAGGEWGVRVNGAARRGDVGIDDEFRSAYLLGGAIDYNNGPLRLSLDLAYQKVRVNQLRPKLTLPAAITVIPRVPKASTNYGQPYYFTNLRDIYGQFRAEYDLSDNAMVYAAFGARDGSENGFYSTLSLLNATTGAASVSGSLIPRTDNNEAAQAGLRVKLAAGGVTHEFNIGGSMNWLVNRNAFEFYAVSPVTNNIYNPVVVPKPSAVSSRGGNMADPFPISRTRLTSAFASDTIGVWDDRILLTGGLRLQQIDVKTYASSAIPLRNIAAGQLSAEYRKDAITPVVGLVVKPVEHVSLYANRIEALVQGAAAPAMSGGFNIVNVGEVLPPYKSKQYEVGGKLTFDKVTASLAFFTTERATQILEPVATPANSARFVASGRQRNKGIELSVQAEPVKGVRIITGGSVIDARLRRQTNGLNEGNKVAGVPDYLINGNVEWDVPFIPALTLTSRVVHTGEQPANNSNTLSLPSWTRFDLGARYVLLVKDMPLTLRAGVDNVANKRYWASAFDNSRPDLLQGAPRTYKLSASIDL, encoded by the coding sequence GTGATCCATAGCCGTCGCCGCATCGCCCTGGGCCTTACGATCGGCACCTCCGCTCTGGCCCTGGCCTTTCCGGCTTACGCGCAGGCCGCGAACTCCGAAGGACGCGAGGAGGAAATCCTCGTGACCGCGCAGAAAGCGAACCAGACCGGCGTGACGCACGCGGGCAAGATCGGCGTCCTCGGCGACAAGCCGGCCGAGGACGTGCCGTTCGCGGTCAAGAGCTACAATTCCGCGCTGATCCTGAACCAGCAGCCCCAGACGCTCGGCCAGGTGCTCGATAACGATCCGTCGATCCGCACCAGCTACGGCTTCGGCAATGCCGCCGAGCAGTTCGTGATCCGTGGCTTCGCGCTGGCGGGCGACGATATCGGGTTCGATGGCCTCTATGGTATCACCCCTCGCCAGCTGATCGCGCCCGAACTCTATGATTCTGTCCAGGTGCTCAACGGATCGAGCGCCTTCCTCAACGGCGCCGCTCCGGGCGGCACCGGCATCGGCGGCAGCGTCAACCTCCTTCCCAAACGCGCGGGCAAAACGCCGCTGACCCGGCTGACCGCGAACTACACCTCCAGCGCGCACTTCGGCGGCAGCTTCGATGTCAGCCGCCGCTTCGGCGCCGGCGGCGAATGGGGGGTGCGCGTCAATGGCGCGGCCCGGCGCGGCGACGTGGGCATCGATGACGAATTCCGCAGCGCCTATCTGCTCGGCGGCGCGATCGACTACAATAACGGCCCGCTGCGCCTCTCGCTGGATCTCGCCTACCAGAAGGTGCGCGTGAACCAGCTCCGCCCCAAGCTGACGCTGCCGGCCGCGATCACCGTGATCCCGCGCGTGCCGAAGGCGAGCACCAATTACGGCCAGCCTTATTACTTCACCAACCTGCGCGACATTTACGGCCAGTTCCGCGCCGAATATGATCTGTCGGACAATGCGATGGTCTATGCCGCCTTCGGCGCGCGCGACGGTTCCGAAAACGGCTTCTACAGCACGCTCTCCCTGCTCAACGCGACGACGGGCGCGGCGTCCGTCTCGGGATCGCTCATCCCCCGCACCGACAATAACGAAGCCGCGCAAGCCGGCCTGCGCGTGAAGCTCGCCGCCGGCGGGGTGACTCACGAATTCAACATCGGCGGGTCGATGAACTGGCTCGTGAACCGCAACGCCTTCGAATTCTATGCGGTCTCCCCGGTCACCAATAACATCTACAATCCTGTCGTGGTCCCGAAGCCGAGCGCGGTCTCCTCGCGCGGCGGCAACATGGCCGATCCCTTCCCGATCTCGCGCACGCGCCTGACGAGCGCCTTCGCGTCGGACACGATCGGCGTCTGGGACGATCGCATCCTGCTGACCGGCGGCCTTCGCCTCCAGCAGATCGACGTGAAGACCTACGCCTCAAGCGCCATCCCTTTGCGCAACATTGCCGCAGGGCAACTCTCCGCCGAATATCGCAAGGACGCGATCACCCCGGTCGTCGGCCTCGTGGTGAAGCCGGTCGAGCATGTATCGCTCTATGCGAACCGCATCGAGGCGCTGGTGCAGGGCGCGGCAGCCCCGGCGATGAGCGGCGGCTTCAACATCGTCAACGTCGGCGAGGTGCTGCCGCCCTACAAGTCGAAGCAATATGAGGTCGGCGGCAAGCTGACGTTCGACAAGGTCACCGCCAGCCTGGCCTTCTTTACCACCGAGCGGGCGACCCAGATCCTGGAGCCCGTCGCGACCCCCGCCAACTCGGCCCGCTTCGTGGCGTCCGGCCGCCAGCGCAACAAGGGCATCGAACTCAGCGTCCAGGCGGAGCCGGTGAAGGGCGTGCGCATCATCACCGGCGGCTCCGTCATCGACGCTCGCCTGCGCCGCCAGACGAACGGCCTCAACGAGGGCAACAAGGTGGCCGGCGTGCCCGACTATCTGATCAACGGAAACGTTGAATGGGATGTGCCGTTCATCCCGGCTCTCACGCTGACCAGCCGTGTGGTCCACACCGGCGAGCAGCCGGCCAACAATAGCAACACGCTGTCGCTGCCGAGCTGGACCCGGTTCGATCTCGGGGCACGCTATGTCCTGCTGGTGAAGGACATGCCACTTACGCTGCGCGCGGGCGTCGATAACGTGGCGAACAAACGCTATTGGGCCTCCGCGTTCGACAATTCGCGGCCCGATCTGCTCCAGGGCGCTCCCCGCACCTACAAGCTGTCGGCCTCGATCGACCTGTAG
- a CDS encoding tyrosine-protein phosphatase — MRFTSLLALPLAAIGLSSAAFTAAALQPAPAASAEGSHERALPLQGGQNFRDLGGYRTADGRTVRWGVLYRSGSMHFLTPADYAYLQKLGIRTVCDFRSTDERQSEPSNWPAKGAPHVLADDYAMADLTGGIGFKPGAMPTAENAKATMAATYPQMLVRFNSQYRRMFGELLAGRVPLAFNCSAGKDRTGVAAALILSALGVPHDTVVEDYLLTNRYFDPQKVIRSPATTSTEWLKLPPDVLRAYMTADRAYIEAALKVVESHAGGTEGYFRDEMGLTKADLTKLRSLYTR, encoded by the coding sequence ATGCGCTTCACCTCTCTTCTCGCGCTGCCGCTGGCGGCGATCGGGCTCTCTTCGGCGGCCTTCACGGCCGCAGCCCTCCAGCCGGCGCCGGCCGCGTCGGCGGAAGGCTCGCACGAGCGGGCGTTGCCGCTGCAGGGCGGCCAGAATTTCCGCGATCTTGGCGGTTATCGCACCGCCGATGGCCGCACCGTCCGCTGGGGCGTGCTGTACCGCTCCGGATCGATGCATTTCCTGACGCCGGCCGATTACGCCTATCTCCAGAAGCTCGGCATTCGCACCGTCTGCGATTTCCGCTCGACCGACGAACGGCAGAGCGAGCCTTCGAACTGGCCGGCCAAGGGCGCGCCGCATGTCCTGGCCGACGATTATGCGATGGCCGATCTGACCGGCGGCATCGGCTTCAAGCCGGGCGCGATGCCCACGGCCGAAAATGCCAAGGCGACGATGGCCGCGACCTATCCCCAGATGCTGGTGCGCTTCAACAGCCAGTATCGGCGGATGTTCGGTGAATTGCTCGCCGGGCGCGTGCCGCTCGCGTTCAACTGCTCGGCCGGCAAAGACCGGACGGGCGTCGCCGCCGCGCTGATCCTGAGCGCGCTCGGCGTGCCGCATGATACGGTGGTGGAGGATTATCTGCTCACCAATCGCTACTTCGATCCGCAGAAGGTGATCCGCAGTCCGGCGACGACCTCGACCGAATGGCTGAAACTGCCGCCCGACGTGCTGCGCGCCTATATGACTGCGGATCGCGCCTATATCGAGGCCGCGCTCAAGGTGGTGGAGAGCCATGCCGGCGGCACCGAAGGCTATTTCCGCGACGAGATGGGGCTGACCAAGGCGGACCTGACGAAGCTGCGGTCTCTCTACACTCGCTAG
- a CDS encoding TonB-dependent receptor, protein MMIDFRRGTGLPALAAALLFAASTPALAAAAADAAPAPDAAAAADSDGLNDIVVTAQKRETNLQRTPIAIAVLGGDDLANRHVLSLTDLGDGSIPSLRVAPFFARKSALVVNIRGVGALGDANQPAREQGAGVYLNGVYLGRAQGLGAALYDVERIEVLKGPQGTLFGRNTEGGAISIVTKKPSGEFHFDGTAGVSNFGGYEGAMHVDLPAVGNIAVKVDGLVQKRSGTIKNPMAGQEDFNGYDRRGGHIAARWQPSADFSATYEFDISRDGTTPYLVELVSRGSLTPAPIMQPTPYRLDTAQVGVPLQQSVGHTHGHMLNLEWHLDDRFQLKSISSYRKLDQSQYDNGASVLSVYAPNANFARNSLANFYQHQYSEELQFLGDLGNVNFVSGLFYYHERVRDNAWSPNTLKFNADGTGYTVLSTPGIAQSPFPDRASIAKTDSAAVFGQATWTPPVWDERLHLTAGGRYSHDKKDGELYLINGFTPVVNGVTGALPMHVKSNRVDPLVNIALDLTRTVHVYGKWSTGYRAAGANSRSLTYRAFGPESVSEFEIGAKTEFLDRRVRLNVAAYTGQYKNVQIDFNALIPGANRTTLETTNANGNGRIKGFEADITVAPLPGLTLNGSYAYTSVRLPEAPNPFVTGNPLVPVYPVYTPKNALSGAIDYSLPVGGAGTRIVAHLDANAAGRQYTTSSDPTKSDKSFTVNGRLSLADIRMNDGGAKLQVSVWARNLFNNDFMFLKNFSSALGTYAIYNEARTYGLEGRLTF, encoded by the coding sequence ATGATGATCGATTTCCGCCGGGGCACGGGCTTGCCCGCGCTCGCTGCCGCGCTCTTGTTTGCAGCGTCGACGCCCGCGCTCGCGGCAGCCGCCGCGGATGCCGCACCTGCACCGGACGCGGCGGCGGCGGCCGATTCCGATGGCCTCAACGACATCGTCGTGACCGCGCAGAAGCGCGAAACCAATCTGCAGCGCACGCCGATCGCCATCGCCGTTCTCGGCGGTGACGATCTGGCCAACCGCCATGTTCTGTCGCTCACCGATCTCGGTGACGGCTCGATCCCGTCGCTGCGCGTGGCGCCCTTCTTCGCGCGCAAGTCCGCGCTGGTCGTCAACATCCGCGGCGTCGGCGCGCTGGGCGATGCCAACCAGCCCGCGCGTGAGCAGGGCGCGGGCGTCTATCTCAACGGCGTCTATCTCGGCCGCGCGCAGGGCCTGGGCGCGGCGCTCTATGATGTCGAGCGGATCGAGGTTCTGAAGGGGCCGCAGGGCACCCTGTTCGGTCGCAACACCGAAGGCGGCGCGATCAGCATCGTCACCAAGAAGCCGAGCGGCGAATTCCACTTCGACGGCACGGCCGGCGTCAGCAATTTCGGCGGCTATGAAGGCGCCATGCACGTCGATCTGCCCGCCGTCGGCAATATCGCGGTGAAGGTGGACGGCCTCGTCCAGAAGCGAAGCGGCACGATCAAGAACCCGATGGCGGGGCAGGAGGATTTCAACGGCTATGATCGCCGGGGCGGCCACATCGCCGCGCGCTGGCAGCCGTCGGCCGATTTCAGCGCGACCTATGAATTCGATATCTCGCGCGACGGGACCACGCCCTATCTGGTCGAGCTGGTTTCGCGCGGATCGCTGACGCCGGCACCGATCATGCAGCCGACGCCCTATCGGCTGGATACCGCGCAGGTCGGCGTGCCGCTGCAGCAGAGCGTTGGCCACACGCACGGCCATATGCTCAACCTGGAATGGCATCTGGACGATCGCTTCCAGCTGAAGTCGATCAGCTCCTATCGCAAGCTCGATCAGTCGCAATATGACAATGGCGCCTCGGTGCTGTCGGTCTATGCGCCGAATGCCAATTTCGCCCGCAACAGCCTCGCCAATTTCTACCAGCATCAATATAGCGAGGAGCTGCAGTTCCTCGGCGATCTCGGCAATGTCAATTTCGTCAGCGGCCTGTTCTATTATCACGAGCGCGTTCGCGACAATGCGTGGTCGCCGAACACGCTGAAGTTCAATGCGGATGGCACCGGCTATACCGTGTTGTCCACGCCGGGCATCGCCCAGTCGCCCTTCCCGGATCGCGCCAGCATCGCCAAGACCGACAGCGCCGCCGTCTTCGGTCAGGCGACCTGGACGCCGCCCGTGTGGGACGAGCGCCTCCACCTGACGGCGGGCGGACGCTATTCGCACGACAAGAAGGATGGCGAACTGTATCTGATCAACGGCTTCACGCCGGTGGTGAATGGCGTGACCGGCGCCTTGCCGATGCACGTGAAGTCGAACCGGGTCGATCCGCTCGTCAATATCGCGCTGGATCTGACGCGGACCGTCCATGTCTATGGCAAGTGGAGCACCGGCTATCGCGCGGCCGGCGCCAATTCGCGCTCGCTCACCTATCGCGCTTTCGGCCCGGAATCGGTGTCCGAATTCGAGATCGGCGCCAAGACCGAGTTCCTCGATCGTCGCGTCCGCCTGAACGTCGCCGCCTATACCGGCCAGTACAAGAATGTTCAGATCGACTTCAACGCGCTGATCCCGGGCGCCAATCGCACCACGCTGGAGACGACCAACGCCAATGGCAATGGCCGGATCAAGGGCTTCGAGGCCGACATCACGGTGGCGCCGCTGCCCGGTCTCACGCTGAACGGCAGCTATGCCTACACCTCGGTCCGCCTGCCCGAGGCGCCCAATCCGTTCGTGACGGGCAATCCTCTGGTGCCGGTCTATCCCGTCTATACGCCGAAGAACGCGCTCAGCGGCGCGATCGATTATAGCCTGCCGGTGGGCGGTGCCGGCACCCGCATCGTCGCGCATCTCGATGCCAATGCCGCAGGGCGCCAATATACGACGTCATCGGATCCGACGAAGAGCGACAAATCGTTCACCGTCAACGGGCGCCTGTCGCTGGCCGATATCCGGATGAACGATGGCGGCGCGAAGCTCCAGGTTTCGGTCTGGGCGCGCAACCTGTTCAACAACGACTTCATGTTTCTCAAGAACTTCAGCTCGGCTCTGGGCACCTACGCCATCTACAACGAGGCGCGCACCTATGGGCTTGAGGGCCGTCTGACCTTCTGA
- a CDS encoding TetR family transcriptional regulator has product MLGQGSEGRKESEGSAQKLIEAVLTQWEYRGSSAISARSLTTEAGVPVSSLYHHFGNLEHLYLSAQAHARLEAERWCAKHLDSLAVAGWLPPSAFPALLAVLIDDWTERQRRLAFAWRECALAAAREPSFMAEMEAWRALWSSFWQTVCDRCGRSRFGELTAFFFYNESLFHLIRWHRAIDCAALHDLCAGWSRWLEGELAEEGPWRRAAREEAARTMPSLPVQGELSGRIAEAAATILLREGLSALTHRAVAAEAGLTLGVVSHNVRTSADLVRAAFEMVYRRVSGSDTLTPQPLDVSDDELIGLLLGFQRDEKPLPSLDELLLAVARDPSLASFIPQLRYMRGRTSGVLLPAIAGGGRTGSPLDHALLSAVASGMRQACLGTSEDEARRRVEQTVATLIGMLRRNA; this is encoded by the coding sequence ATGCTCGGGCAGGGCAGTGAAGGCAGAAAAGAGAGCGAAGGCTCGGCACAAAAGCTGATCGAAGCCGTGCTTACGCAGTGGGAGTATCGCGGATCCAGCGCGATCTCCGCCCGCTCGTTGACGACGGAGGCCGGCGTCCCCGTCTCCAGCCTCTATCACCACTTCGGAAATCTGGAACACTTGTATCTGAGTGCGCAGGCCCATGCGCGATTGGAAGCCGAACGCTGGTGCGCCAAGCATCTGGACTCGTTGGCCGTCGCCGGCTGGCTGCCGCCGAGCGCCTTTCCCGCCCTCCTCGCCGTGCTGATCGACGACTGGACCGAGCGGCAACGCCGCCTCGCCTTCGCCTGGCGGGAATGCGCGCTGGCGGCCGCGCGCGAACCCAGTTTCATGGCCGAGATGGAGGCCTGGCGCGCGCTCTGGTCCTCTTTCTGGCAGACCGTCTGCGACCGGTGCGGCCGATCCCGCTTCGGGGAACTGACCGCCTTCTTCTTCTACAATGAGAGCCTGTTCCACCTGATCCGCTGGCATCGCGCGATCGATTGCGCGGCGCTGCACGATCTCTGCGCCGGATGGAGCCGCTGGCTCGAAGGAGAACTCGCCGAGGAAGGCCCCTGGCGCCGCGCCGCGCGCGAGGAAGCGGCGCGGACGATGCCGAGCCTGCCGGTGCAGGGCGAGCTTTCGGGGCGCATCGCCGAGGCCGCCGCGACCATCCTTCTGCGCGAAGGCCTGTCCGCCCTGACGCATCGGGCGGTCGCGGCCGAGGCGGGGCTGACGCTGGGAGTCGTGTCACACAATGTCCGGACCAGTGCCGATCTGGTCCGCGCCGCGTTCGAGATGGTCTATCGGCGGGTGTCGGGCAGCGACACGCTGACGCCGCAGCCGCTGGACGTCAGCGATGACGAACTGATCGGCCTGCTGCTGGGCTTCCAGCGCGACGAAAAGCCCCTGCCCTCGCTCGACGAACTCCTGCTGGCCGTCGCGCGCGATCCTTCGCTCGCCAGTTTCATCCCCCAGCTTCGCTACATGCGCGGCCGGACGAGCGGCGTGTTGCTTCCCGCGATCGCCGGCGGCGGGCGCACCGGATCGCCACTCGATCACGCTTTGCTCTCGGCTGTCGCTTCGGGCATGCGCCAGGCCTGCCTCGGCACGTCGGAGGATGAGGCCCGTCGGCGCGTCGAGCAAACCGTGGCGACGCTCATCGGAATGCTGCGCCGAAACGCCTGA